The following are encoded together in the Thermus neutrinimicus genome:
- a CDS encoding DNA polymerase III subunit delta', whose product MALHPPDPGGIIGHEAILELLPRLGASTLLFSGPEGVGRRLVARWYAWGLNRGFPPPALGEHPDLWEIAPPERGLKGQAEIRLEEVEPLLPWFATHPRERVKVAILDAAHLLTEAAANALLKLLEEPPSYGRIVLIAPSRATLLPTLASRALEVAFAPVPEERLYPLTQDPELLAYAGGAPGRLLRALADPSAFRARMEKAREVGGASPWRRLALLRELLADEEGVFALYAAFRHSPRALLALEAAREALERYVSPDLVLARLALDLET is encoded by the coding sequence GTGGCTCTACACCCGCCTGACCCTGGGGGAATAATCGGCCATGAGGCCATCCTAGAGCTTCTTCCCCGGCTTGGCGCCTCCACCTTGCTCTTCTCGGGGCCGGAAGGGGTAGGAAGGCGCCTTGTGGCCCGCTGGTATGCCTGGGGGCTCAACCGGGGGTTCCCTCCCCCCGCCTTGGGGGAGCACCCTGATCTTTGGGAGATTGCTCCTCCGGAGCGGGGTTTGAAGGGACAGGCGGAGATCCGCCTCGAGGAGGTGGAGCCCCTTTTGCCCTGGTTCGCCACCCACCCCCGGGAGCGGGTCAAGGTGGCCATCCTGGATGCTGCCCACCTCCTCACCGAGGCCGCGGCCAATGCCCTTTTGAAGCTCCTAGAGGAACCCCCTTCCTACGGGCGCATCGTCCTCATCGCCCCAAGCCGCGCCACCCTTCTTCCCACCCTGGCCAGCCGGGCCCTGGAGGTGGCCTTTGCCCCCGTGCCCGAGGAACGCCTTTACCCCTTGACCCAAGACCCCGAGCTCCTGGCCTATGCCGGCGGGGCCCCAGGCCGGCTCCTAAGGGCTTTGGCTGATCCTAGTGCCTTTCGCGCCCGCATGGAGAAGGCCAGGGAGGTGGGGGGTGCCTCCCCCTGGCGGCGGCTTGCCCTCCTGAGGGAGCTCTTGGCGGATGAGGAAGGGGTTTTCGCCCTTTATGCCGCCTTTCGCCACTCCCCTCGGGCCCTTCTGGCCCTGGAGGCGGCCCGGGAGGCCTTGGAACGGTATGTGAGCCCGGACCTGGTCCTGGCCCGGTTGGCCTTAGACTTGGAAACATGA
- a CDS encoding ABC transporter permease produces the protein MNLDTAFWIALFFSTLRQTTPLLLTALGGMFSERSGVVNIALEGIILFGALTAAVVVERVEHLLGPGPHPWLPWLGVLSAMLVGGLVAWVHAVVSIKYRADQIISATAINLLALGAPSLVLTYFYGNATNSKEVANRLPLWGPEGFALSPLVYLAFLLVPVAWWVLFKTPLGLRLRAVGEHPEAADTLGINVYRMRYLGVVLSGILAGLAGAYLAIGFLNQFVRGMSAGMGFISLAAMIFGKWHPLGILFSTLLFGFASALAIQLQGTEILPAVLVQAFPYVVTVLVLAGFMGKSRPPAAVGKPYEK, from the coding sequence ATGAACCTGGACACCGCCTTTTGGATTGCCCTCTTCTTCTCCACCCTGCGCCAGACCACCCCCCTTTTGCTCACCGCCTTGGGGGGCATGTTCTCCGAAAGGAGCGGGGTGGTGAACATCGCCCTCGAGGGCATCATCCTCTTCGGGGCCCTCACCGCGGCGGTGGTGGTGGAAAGGGTGGAACACCTCCTAGGCCCAGGCCCCCATCCCTGGCTTCCCTGGCTTGGGGTCCTAAGCGCCATGCTGGTGGGCGGGCTGGTGGCCTGGGTGCACGCGGTGGTTTCCATCAAATACCGGGCCGATCAGATCATCAGCGCCACCGCCATCAACCTCCTGGCTTTAGGGGCCCCAAGCCTGGTCCTCACCTACTTCTACGGCAACGCCACCAACTCCAAGGAGGTGGCGAACCGCCTGCCCCTTTGGGGGCCCGAGGGCTTCGCCCTTTCCCCTTTGGTCTACCTGGCCTTCCTCCTGGTTCCCGTGGCCTGGTGGGTCCTCTTCAAGACCCCCTTGGGCCTGCGCCTGAGGGCCGTGGGCGAGCACCCCGAGGCCGCCGATACCCTGGGGATCAACGTGTACCGCATGCGCTACCTTGGGGTGGTGCTCTCCGGGATCCTGGCAGGGCTGGCCGGGGCCTATCTGGCCATCGGCTTCCTCAACCAGTTTGTCCGGGGAATGTCGGCGGGCATGGGCTTCATCTCCCTAGCGGCCATGATCTTCGGCAAATGGCATCCCTTGGGCATCCTTTTCTCCACCTTGCTCTTTGGCTTCGCCAGTGCCCTGGCCATCCAGCTCCAAGGGACGGAAATCCTGCCCGCCGTCTTGGTGCAGGCCTTCCCCTACGTGGTCACGGTACTGGTGCTGGCGGGCTTCATGGGCAAGAGCCGGCCCCCAGCGGCGGTGGGGAAGCCCTACGAGAAGTGA
- a CDS encoding PSP1 domain-containing protein: MTVGVRLHADVRKARTPVLRYFRFQGEPPPLEAYVVVRTSRGLEVGKVRTPPRKEKEAGEVVRLATKEDLDLASRLRARAEEAAFYLRARLREEGVKAKVLGCDFTLDGRHLSVHYAAEERVNLRRFTRELSERFGARVEFLAEGPREEAAYLGTLGACGMESCCSTWLQGFAQVSIKLARDQGLPLNPEKISGPCGRLLCCLAYEHPVYRELLAELPRKNARVCTKEGVCGKVQKVNPLKGTVELLLEEGKAVEVSKEELA, translated from the coding sequence ATGACCGTGGGCGTTCGCCTGCACGCCGATGTGCGCAAAGCCCGCACCCCTGTCCTGCGCTACTTCCGCTTCCAGGGGGAGCCCCCGCCCCTGGAGGCATATGTGGTGGTGCGCACCAGCCGGGGTCTGGAGGTGGGCAAGGTGCGCACCCCGCCCCGGAAGGAGAAGGAGGCCGGGGAGGTGGTGCGCCTGGCCACCAAGGAGGATCTGGACCTGGCCTCGAGGCTCCGGGCCAGGGCGGAGGAGGCGGCGTTTTACCTCAGGGCCCGCCTTCGGGAGGAGGGGGTCAAGGCCAAGGTCCTGGGGTGCGACTTCACCCTGGATGGCCGCCACCTTTCCGTGCACTACGCCGCGGAGGAGCGGGTTAACCTTAGGCGCTTTACCCGGGAGTTATCGGAGCGCTTCGGGGCCCGGGTGGAGTTCTTGGCCGAGGGCCCCCGGGAGGAGGCCGCCTACCTGGGCACCCTGGGCGCCTGCGGGATGGAGTCCTGTTGCTCCACCTGGCTCCAGGGTTTCGCCCAGGTTTCCATCAAGCTGGCCCGCGACCAGGGGCTTCCCTTAAACCCCGAGAAGATCTCCGGTCCCTGCGGCCGGCTCCTTTGTTGCTTGGCCTACGAGCATCCCGTGTACCGGGAGCTTTTGGCGGAACTCCCCCGCAAAAACGCCCGGGTCTGTACCAAAGAGGGGGTCTGCGGCAAGGTGCAGAAGGTGAACCCCTTAAAGGGGACGGTGGAACTCCTCCTGGAGGAGGGCAAGGCGGTGGAGGTGTCCAAGGAGGAGCTGGCCTGA